One window of the Rosa rugosa chromosome 3, drRosRugo1.1, whole genome shotgun sequence genome contains the following:
- the LOC133738466 gene encoding receptor-like serine/threonine-protein kinase SD1-8 isoform X1 gives MAMVLPVIFLISFLSFFSFSSLATDTLTPSDTLRDSQTLVSAGGVFVLGLFNESSSGYYYLGIWLKADADNVVWVDRENPILDSSGLLQIRSGNLVLTDRRQVLLIVNSGNLATTTTNTSATLLDTGNLVLKEAATGTIIWQSFDIPTDTYLPGMKIGLFGLNTTQQTFRILVSWASPQNPTRGLFTLSIDANDHTRISVWRGDGAKMNIGFWEGNGLRFIFENSTENMYNFSFQSNQSEAFYTFSTPKNYDLMWFVMASTGTLDQYNMLDGKISNVSHALCEDSNGGNTGRCLTSLPSMCDDGKFSEMNGLLPSNTSTDSIIVWTADCETLCKNNCSCTAYTSLHNGQPGCQLFYGSRQNLSKIIEKGAGVIYIRSDASTDDKKWKLWLSIAVPLASLLISISISFFWYMRCRRKHKEDQVTRRESDQARLFQMCSNDASPIQLDEVRSANMELGRRKDQDLPFFSFSAIKTATDYFAEANKLGEGGYGPVYKGKLLQEGQEIAVKRLSKISRQGLEEFKNEVSVICKLQHRNLVKLLGCCIEAEESILIYEFMPNNSLDSFIFDSTKHVLLDWESRMSIIEGIAQGLLYLHKYSRLRIIHRDLKTSNILLDCDMNPKISDFGMARIVGDDDIRGQTKRVVGTIGYMSPEYAMDGLFSEKSDVFSFGVIILEIISGKKNIAFFDVDQSQNLLGRAWNLWKDGNGMGLMDSALHASCSSNEVMRYIQIGLLCVQERAIDRPNMSDVIFMLSNESIALPYPKEPAFLSQFSSDADSSSSRQRYYSKNDMTMSEVDAR, from the exons ATGGCCATGGTTCTTCCTGTTATTTTCTTGATATCATTTCTTAgcttcttttcattttcatctCTTGCAACAGACACACTTACACCTTCAGACACATTAAGAGACAGTCAAACCCTGGTTTCAGCTGGTGGAGTTTTCGTGCTTGGCTTATTCAATGAAAGCTCTTCAGGTTATTACTATCTGGGAATTTGGCTTAAAGCTGATGCAGACAACGTTGTCTGGGTTGACCGCGAAAACCCCATATTGGATTCATCTGGCCTGCTTCAAATCCGGTCTGGGAATTTGGTTCTCACAGACCGTCGACAAGTGCTACTGATAGTCAACTCAGGAAATCTTGCCACCACTACAACTAACACAAGTGCAACACTTCTTGATACTGGAAACTTGGTCCTCAAGGAAGCAGCTACAGGTACTATCATATGGCAGAGTTTTGATATTCCAACTGACACTTATCTTCCTGGGATGAAGATTGGGTTATTTGGCCTAAACACAACCCAGCAGACCTTTCGCATTCTTGTTTCTTGGGCAAGCCCTCAAAATCCAACTCGTGGCCTATTTACCTTAAGCATTGATGCCAACGACCACACAAGGATTTCGGTTTGGCGAGGAGATGGAGCTAAGATGAATATCGGTTTCTGGGAAGGAAATGGCTTAAGGTTTATTTTTGAGAACTCAACTGAGAATATGTACAATTTTAGCTTCCAGTCCAATCAATCTGAAGCCTTCTACACTTTTAGCACACCGAAGAACTACGACCTCATGTGGTTTGTGATGGCTTCCACAGGAACGCTGGACCAGTATAATATGTTGGATGGGAAGATTTCTAATGTGAGTCATGCTTTGTGTGAAGATTCAAATGGTGGAAATACTGGGAGGTGCTTGACTTCGCTACCATCTATGTGTGATGATGGTAAATTTTCTGAGATGAATGGTTTACTACCATCTAACACTAGTACTGATTCCATCATTGTATGGACTGCTGATTGTGAAACGCTGTGCAAAAACAATTGTTCTTGTACTGCATATACTTCACTTCACAATGGACAACCAGGATGTCAACTTTTTTATGGGAGCAGACAAAATCTATCAAAGATCATAGAGAAGGGCGCGGGGGTTATTTACATCCGCAGTGATGCTTCAACTG ATGATAAGAAGTGGAAGCTCTGGTTGTCTATAGCAGTTCCTTTGGCTTCCCTCTTGATTTCTATTTCAATCTCCTTCTTCTGGTATATGCGTTGCAGAAGGAAACATAAAG AAGATCAAGTAACCAGACGAGAATCTGATCAAGCAAGGTTATTCCAAATGTGCTCCAATGATGCATCACCAATACAGCTTGATGAAGTTAGAAGTGCAAATATGGAATTAGGCAGACGGAAGGACCAAGATCTACCCTTCTTTAGTTTTTCTGCAATAAAGACTGCAACAGATTACTTCGCAGAGGCTAATAAACTTGGGGAAGGTGGATATGGGCCTGTATATAAG GGTAAGTTGCTTCAAGAAGGACAGGAAATTGCAGTGAAAAGGCTTTCCAAAATTTCCAGGCAAGGGTTGGAGGAGTTCAAAAATGAAGTCTCGGTAATTTGTAAGCTCCAACACAGGAATTTGGTTAAGCTTTTGGGATGCTGCATTGAAGCAGAAGAAAGCATACTGATTTATGAGTTCATGCCCAACAATAGTCTGGATTCCTTCATCTTTG ATTCAACCAAACATGTACTTTTGGACTGGGAGAGTCGCATGAGTATTATTGAAGGGATTGCTCAAGGTCTTCTGTATCTTCACAAATACTCAAGATTAAGGATCATTCACCGTGATTTAAAGACGAGCAATATTCTACTTGACTGTGACATGAACccaaaaatttctgattttggcaTGGCAAGAATTGTTGGCGACGATGACATAAGGGGGCAAACAAAACGGGTTGTTGGTACAAT TGGTTACATGTCTCCCGAATATGCCATGGACGGACTCTTTTCTGAAAAATCAGATGTGTTCAGCTTTGGGGTGATCATTTTAGAGATCATAAGCGGAAAGAAGAACATTGCCTTTTTTGATGTTGATCAGTCTCAAAACCTACTTGGCAGG GCTTGGAATTTGTGGAAAGACGGCAATGGAATGGGATTGATGGATTCAGCACTGCATGCCTCTTGTTCAAGCAATGAAGTTATGAGATACATTCAAATCGGTCTTCTATGCGTTCAAGAAAGAGCAATTGATCGACCAAACATGTCGGATGTTATATTTATGCTAAGCAATGAATCAATTGCTCTGCCTTATCCCAAAGAACCTGCATTTTTAAGTCAGTTCAGCTCAGACGCAGATTCATCTTCAAGCAGGCAAAGATATTACTCTAAAAATGATATGACCATGTCAGAAGTAGATGCCAGGTAG
- the LOC133738466 gene encoding receptor-like serine/threonine-protein kinase SD1-8 isoform X2, with protein sequence MAMVLPVIFLISFLSFFSFSSLATDTLTPSDTLRDSQTLVSAGGVFVLGLFNESSSGYYYLGIWLKADADNVVWVDRENPILDSSGLLQIRSGNLVLTDRRQVLLIVNSGNLATTTTNTSATLLDTGNLVLKEAATGTIIWQSFDIPTDTYLPGMKIGLFGLNTTQQTFRILVSWASPQNPTRGLFTLSIDANDHTRISVWRGDGAKMNIGFWEGNGLRFIFENSTENMYNFSFQSNQSEAFYTFSTPKNYDLMWFVMASTGTLDQYNMLDGKISNVSHALCEDSNGGNTGRCLTSLPSMCDDGKFSEMNGLLPSNTSTDSIIVWTADCETLCKNNCSCTAYTSLHNGQPGCQLFYGSRQNLSKIIEKGAGVIYIRSDASTEDQVTRRESDQARLFQMCSNDASPIQLDEVRSANMELGRRKDQDLPFFSFSAIKTATDYFAEANKLGEGGYGPVYKGKLLQEGQEIAVKRLSKISRQGLEEFKNEVSVICKLQHRNLVKLLGCCIEAEESILIYEFMPNNSLDSFIFDSTKHVLLDWESRMSIIEGIAQGLLYLHKYSRLRIIHRDLKTSNILLDCDMNPKISDFGMARIVGDDDIRGQTKRVVGTIGYMSPEYAMDGLFSEKSDVFSFGVIILEIISGKKNIAFFDVDQSQNLLGRAWNLWKDGNGMGLMDSALHASCSSNEVMRYIQIGLLCVQERAIDRPNMSDVIFMLSNESIALPYPKEPAFLSQFSSDADSSSSRQRYYSKNDMTMSEVDAR encoded by the exons ATGGCCATGGTTCTTCCTGTTATTTTCTTGATATCATTTCTTAgcttcttttcattttcatctCTTGCAACAGACACACTTACACCTTCAGACACATTAAGAGACAGTCAAACCCTGGTTTCAGCTGGTGGAGTTTTCGTGCTTGGCTTATTCAATGAAAGCTCTTCAGGTTATTACTATCTGGGAATTTGGCTTAAAGCTGATGCAGACAACGTTGTCTGGGTTGACCGCGAAAACCCCATATTGGATTCATCTGGCCTGCTTCAAATCCGGTCTGGGAATTTGGTTCTCACAGACCGTCGACAAGTGCTACTGATAGTCAACTCAGGAAATCTTGCCACCACTACAACTAACACAAGTGCAACACTTCTTGATACTGGAAACTTGGTCCTCAAGGAAGCAGCTACAGGTACTATCATATGGCAGAGTTTTGATATTCCAACTGACACTTATCTTCCTGGGATGAAGATTGGGTTATTTGGCCTAAACACAACCCAGCAGACCTTTCGCATTCTTGTTTCTTGGGCAAGCCCTCAAAATCCAACTCGTGGCCTATTTACCTTAAGCATTGATGCCAACGACCACACAAGGATTTCGGTTTGGCGAGGAGATGGAGCTAAGATGAATATCGGTTTCTGGGAAGGAAATGGCTTAAGGTTTATTTTTGAGAACTCAACTGAGAATATGTACAATTTTAGCTTCCAGTCCAATCAATCTGAAGCCTTCTACACTTTTAGCACACCGAAGAACTACGACCTCATGTGGTTTGTGATGGCTTCCACAGGAACGCTGGACCAGTATAATATGTTGGATGGGAAGATTTCTAATGTGAGTCATGCTTTGTGTGAAGATTCAAATGGTGGAAATACTGGGAGGTGCTTGACTTCGCTACCATCTATGTGTGATGATGGTAAATTTTCTGAGATGAATGGTTTACTACCATCTAACACTAGTACTGATTCCATCATTGTATGGACTGCTGATTGTGAAACGCTGTGCAAAAACAATTGTTCTTGTACTGCATATACTTCACTTCACAATGGACAACCAGGATGTCAACTTTTTTATGGGAGCAGACAAAATCTATCAAAGATCATAGAGAAGGGCGCGGGGGTTATTTACATCCGCAGTGATGCTTCAACTG AAGATCAAGTAACCAGACGAGAATCTGATCAAGCAAGGTTATTCCAAATGTGCTCCAATGATGCATCACCAATACAGCTTGATGAAGTTAGAAGTGCAAATATGGAATTAGGCAGACGGAAGGACCAAGATCTACCCTTCTTTAGTTTTTCTGCAATAAAGACTGCAACAGATTACTTCGCAGAGGCTAATAAACTTGGGGAAGGTGGATATGGGCCTGTATATAAG GGTAAGTTGCTTCAAGAAGGACAGGAAATTGCAGTGAAAAGGCTTTCCAAAATTTCCAGGCAAGGGTTGGAGGAGTTCAAAAATGAAGTCTCGGTAATTTGTAAGCTCCAACACAGGAATTTGGTTAAGCTTTTGGGATGCTGCATTGAAGCAGAAGAAAGCATACTGATTTATGAGTTCATGCCCAACAATAGTCTGGATTCCTTCATCTTTG ATTCAACCAAACATGTACTTTTGGACTGGGAGAGTCGCATGAGTATTATTGAAGGGATTGCTCAAGGTCTTCTGTATCTTCACAAATACTCAAGATTAAGGATCATTCACCGTGATTTAAAGACGAGCAATATTCTACTTGACTGTGACATGAACccaaaaatttctgattttggcaTGGCAAGAATTGTTGGCGACGATGACATAAGGGGGCAAACAAAACGGGTTGTTGGTACAAT TGGTTACATGTCTCCCGAATATGCCATGGACGGACTCTTTTCTGAAAAATCAGATGTGTTCAGCTTTGGGGTGATCATTTTAGAGATCATAAGCGGAAAGAAGAACATTGCCTTTTTTGATGTTGATCAGTCTCAAAACCTACTTGGCAGG GCTTGGAATTTGTGGAAAGACGGCAATGGAATGGGATTGATGGATTCAGCACTGCATGCCTCTTGTTCAAGCAATGAAGTTATGAGATACATTCAAATCGGTCTTCTATGCGTTCAAGAAAGAGCAATTGATCGACCAAACATGTCGGATGTTATATTTATGCTAAGCAATGAATCAATTGCTCTGCCTTATCCCAAAGAACCTGCATTTTTAAGTCAGTTCAGCTCAGACGCAGATTCATCTTCAAGCAGGCAAAGATATTACTCTAAAAATGATATGACCATGTCAGAAGTAGATGCCAGGTAG
- the LOC133738466 gene encoding G-type lectin S-receptor-like serine/threonine-protein kinase At1g11330 isoform X3, whose product MLDGKISNVSHALCEDSNGGNTGRCLTSLPSMCDDGKFSEMNGLLPSNTSTDSIIVWTADCETLCKNNCSCTAYTSLHNGQPGCQLFYGSRQNLSKIIEKGAGVIYIRSDASTDDKKWKLWLSIAVPLASLLISISISFFWYMRCRRKHKEDQVTRRESDQARLFQMCSNDASPIQLDEVRSANMELGRRKDQDLPFFSFSAIKTATDYFAEANKLGEGGYGPVYKGKLLQEGQEIAVKRLSKISRQGLEEFKNEVSVICKLQHRNLVKLLGCCIEAEESILIYEFMPNNSLDSFIFDSTKHVLLDWESRMSIIEGIAQGLLYLHKYSRLRIIHRDLKTSNILLDCDMNPKISDFGMARIVGDDDIRGQTKRVVGTIGYMSPEYAMDGLFSEKSDVFSFGVIILEIISGKKNIAFFDVDQSQNLLGRAWNLWKDGNGMGLMDSALHASCSSNEVMRYIQIGLLCVQERAIDRPNMSDVIFMLSNESIALPYPKEPAFLSQFSSDADSSSSRQRYYSKNDMTMSEVDAR is encoded by the exons ATGTTGGATGGGAAGATTTCTAATGTGAGTCATGCTTTGTGTGAAGATTCAAATGGTGGAAATACTGGGAGGTGCTTGACTTCGCTACCATCTATGTGTGATGATGGTAAATTTTCTGAGATGAATGGTTTACTACCATCTAACACTAGTACTGATTCCATCATTGTATGGACTGCTGATTGTGAAACGCTGTGCAAAAACAATTGTTCTTGTACTGCATATACTTCACTTCACAATGGACAACCAGGATGTCAACTTTTTTATGGGAGCAGACAAAATCTATCAAAGATCATAGAGAAGGGCGCGGGGGTTATTTACATCCGCAGTGATGCTTCAACTG ATGATAAGAAGTGGAAGCTCTGGTTGTCTATAGCAGTTCCTTTGGCTTCCCTCTTGATTTCTATTTCAATCTCCTTCTTCTGGTATATGCGTTGCAGAAGGAAACATAAAG AAGATCAAGTAACCAGACGAGAATCTGATCAAGCAAGGTTATTCCAAATGTGCTCCAATGATGCATCACCAATACAGCTTGATGAAGTTAGAAGTGCAAATATGGAATTAGGCAGACGGAAGGACCAAGATCTACCCTTCTTTAGTTTTTCTGCAATAAAGACTGCAACAGATTACTTCGCAGAGGCTAATAAACTTGGGGAAGGTGGATATGGGCCTGTATATAAG GGTAAGTTGCTTCAAGAAGGACAGGAAATTGCAGTGAAAAGGCTTTCCAAAATTTCCAGGCAAGGGTTGGAGGAGTTCAAAAATGAAGTCTCGGTAATTTGTAAGCTCCAACACAGGAATTTGGTTAAGCTTTTGGGATGCTGCATTGAAGCAGAAGAAAGCATACTGATTTATGAGTTCATGCCCAACAATAGTCTGGATTCCTTCATCTTTG ATTCAACCAAACATGTACTTTTGGACTGGGAGAGTCGCATGAGTATTATTGAAGGGATTGCTCAAGGTCTTCTGTATCTTCACAAATACTCAAGATTAAGGATCATTCACCGTGATTTAAAGACGAGCAATATTCTACTTGACTGTGACATGAACccaaaaatttctgattttggcaTGGCAAGAATTGTTGGCGACGATGACATAAGGGGGCAAACAAAACGGGTTGTTGGTACAAT TGGTTACATGTCTCCCGAATATGCCATGGACGGACTCTTTTCTGAAAAATCAGATGTGTTCAGCTTTGGGGTGATCATTTTAGAGATCATAAGCGGAAAGAAGAACATTGCCTTTTTTGATGTTGATCAGTCTCAAAACCTACTTGGCAGG GCTTGGAATTTGTGGAAAGACGGCAATGGAATGGGATTGATGGATTCAGCACTGCATGCCTCTTGTTCAAGCAATGAAGTTATGAGATACATTCAAATCGGTCTTCTATGCGTTCAAGAAAGAGCAATTGATCGACCAAACATGTCGGATGTTATATTTATGCTAAGCAATGAATCAATTGCTCTGCCTTATCCCAAAGAACCTGCATTTTTAAGTCAGTTCAGCTCAGACGCAGATTCATCTTCAAGCAGGCAAAGATATTACTCTAAAAATGATATGACCATGTCAGAAGTAGATGCCAGGTAG
- the LOC133738466 gene encoding receptor-like serine/threonine-protein kinase SD1-8 isoform X4 codes for MYLFTWVISYNHMVYLFTIKPDVLCSLITLLTTSLIKLVPLFISGSSHLIHSGYMSPEYAMDGLFSEKSDVFSFGVIILEIISGKKNIAFFDVDQSQNLLGRAWNLWKDGNGMGLMDSALHASCSSNEVMRYIQIGLLCVQERAIDRPNMSDVIFMLSNESIALPYPKEPAFLSQFSSDADSSSSRQRYYSKNDMTMSEVDAR; via the exons ATGTACCTCTTTACATGGGTGATTTCATACAATCATATGGTTTATCTTTTCACAATAAAGCCAGATGTTCTATGTTCTCTGATCACATTGCTAACTACATCTCTGATAAAGTTGGTGCCTCTTTTTATAAGTGGATCATCCCACCTCATTCACAG TGGTTACATGTCTCCCGAATATGCCATGGACGGACTCTTTTCTGAAAAATCAGATGTGTTCAGCTTTGGGGTGATCATTTTAGAGATCATAAGCGGAAAGAAGAACATTGCCTTTTTTGATGTTGATCAGTCTCAAAACCTACTTGGCAGG GCTTGGAATTTGTGGAAAGACGGCAATGGAATGGGATTGATGGATTCAGCACTGCATGCCTCTTGTTCAAGCAATGAAGTTATGAGATACATTCAAATCGGTCTTCTATGCGTTCAAGAAAGAGCAATTGATCGACCAAACATGTCGGATGTTATATTTATGCTAAGCAATGAATCAATTGCTCTGCCTTATCCCAAAGAACCTGCATTTTTAAGTCAGTTCAGCTCAGACGCAGATTCATCTTCAAGCAGGCAAAGATATTACTCTAAAAATGATATGACCATGTCAGAAGTAGATGCCAGGTAG